The following are encoded in a window of Candidatus Aegiribacteria sp. genomic DNA:
- the tatA gene encoding twin-arginine translocase TatA/TatE family subunit, whose amino-acid sequence MFRPGTGEIILIIVALLLLFGAKRIPDLARSVGQALHMFRKGMKEEFSDKEDEEIDSENGENLNGDS is encoded by the coding sequence ATGTTTCGTCCAGGTACCGGCGAAATTATTCTGATAATAGTTGCTCTTCTTTTGCTTTTTGGAGCAAAGAGAATCCCTGATCTTGCTCGATCGGTAGGTCAGGCGCTTCATATGTTCAGAAAAGGAATGAAGGAGGAATTCTCAGATAAAGAAGATGAGGAAATAGATTCTGAGAACGGAGAAAATTTGAATGGCGACAGTTAG
- a CDS encoding glycosyltransferase codes for MKILEVYKDVHPLVRGGIERYIHDLSSFLAEKGHEVEVLIAGDNSDGSDIEISGFKVRTTPCIGRVMSNPICPGLIDSLREIPADLVHFHVPLPSAVISWLMTGSKTPYIVTYHSDIVRQAAFLPFYGPFLRKFLNRANAVITTSPVYAETSVFLSRLKNISVIPIGSDLNRFKPSDSMETGDYVLFVGRFRKYKGIHVLLKAWKHFRDRRLIMVGGGPLLPEIHRAVRKDRLNIEIIHDPDDDRLVQLYQGARCLVLPSTLRSEAFGIVQTEAMACGTPVISTSIPTGVPWVNEDGVSGIIVQPDNPDALADAIIRMDDSTLHDRLSRGALERAELLFDSSDLLSKIEILMREVISEINDG; via the coding sequence GTGAAAATTCTGGAAGTTTACAAAGATGTGCATCCTCTGGTTCGCGGAGGAATTGAACGATATATACATGATCTTTCATCGTTCCTGGCGGAGAAGGGGCATGAAGTGGAAGTACTGATTGCGGGAGATAACAGTGATGGTTCTGATATTGAAATATCAGGCTTTAAAGTCAGAACAACTCCCTGTATCGGAAGAGTGATGTCAAATCCAATATGTCCTGGATTAATTGATTCCTTACGAGAAATTCCCGCTGATCTGGTGCATTTTCACGTTCCTCTGCCTTCCGCTGTAATATCCTGGCTGATGACCGGCAGCAAGACACCGTATATTGTCACGTATCACAGTGATATCGTGAGACAGGCTGCATTTCTGCCCTTTTATGGTCCATTTCTTCGAAAATTCCTCAATAGAGCAAACGCGGTAATCACCACTTCACCTGTGTATGCCGAAACATCTGTATTCTTATCACGATTGAAAAATATTTCAGTAATACCTATTGGTTCCGACCTCAATCGTTTCAAGCCTTCTGATTCAATGGAAACCGGAGATTATGTTCTTTTTGTGGGAAGATTCAGGAAGTACAAGGGTATTCATGTATTGCTGAAAGCGTGGAAGCACTTTCGGGATCGTCGACTTATCATGGTTGGCGGAGGACCGTTACTACCGGAGATTCATCGTGCTGTCAGAAAAGACAGACTCAACATTGAGATCATTCATGACCCGGATGATGACAGACTTGTTCAGCTTTATCAGGGCGCAAGATGTCTTGTCCTTCCATCAACTCTGAGGAGTGAAGCTTTCGGTATTGTTCAGACCGAAGCAATGGCATGCGGTACTCCAGTAATTAGTACTTCGATTCCAACAGGTGTTCCATGGGTCAATGAGGATGGAGTATCAGGTATTATTGTACAGCCTGATAATCCGGATGCTCTTGCTGATGCGATAATACGAATGGATGATTCAACTCTGCATGACAGACTTTCACGAGGCGCCCTGGAGAGGGCAGAACTTCTATTCGACAGTTCGGATCTCCTCTCAAAAATCGAGATCCTTATGCGAGAAGTAATATCAGAAATAAATGATGGATAG
- a CDS encoding Gx transporter family protein, which produces MMDRLTGHFRAEVFLVLLAIGIGVLENLVPKPFPFLRIGLGNVVTVSAIIRFGTMTGLRINILRSTGAALLLGIIATPTYLLSLAGGIVSSIVMGNLRKAFSVTGISVAGSLCSLCIQLFLAMLLLPGLPVGTLALPLVIWGILSGTVTGIIAVILLRKGFPWIRETGVDSTCYQG; this is translated from the coding sequence ATGATGGATAGGCTGACCGGTCATTTTCGGGCAGAAGTGTTCCTTGTACTTCTGGCAATTGGAATCGGAGTACTCGAAAATCTCGTACCAAAACCATTCCCGTTTCTCAGAATTGGTCTTGGCAATGTAGTTACTGTTTCAGCGATAATAAGATTCGGCACGATGACAGGCTTGAGAATTAATATACTCAGATCAACCGGAGCAGCATTATTACTGGGAATAATAGCAACTCCAACTTATCTTCTCTCACTTGCAGGAGGGATAGTATCTTCAATAGTTATGGGAAATCTGAGAAAAGCATTCTCCGTTACAGGTATATCGGTTGCCGGCAGTCTTTGCAGTCTGTGTATTCAGTTATTTCTGGCAATGCTTCTTTTGCCCGGTCTTCCTGTTGGTACTCTTGCTTTGCCGCTTGTGATCTGGGGTATTCTTTCCGGAACCGTAACCGGGATTATTGCAGTTATACTGTTGAGAAAGGGGTTTCCCTGGATTCGGGAAACAGGGGTTGATTCAACCTGTTATCAGGGATAG
- a CDS encoding gliding-motility protein MglA — translation MATVSYSSREIDCKIVYAGPGLSGKTTNVKHIHSVIPSEDRGKLISLATGNERTLFFDFLPVNSGTIYGFKVRLHLYSVPGQAMYSDSRQLILQGADGIIFVADSQRARMDANIASLRDLKENLRHTKRKGLSLVLQNNKRDLPDILPSETIRNTLGLERVPCIESVATDGIGVFETLRKASRIVMRRLHRQFSLVLEEKSG, via the coding sequence ATGGCGACAGTTAGTTACAGTTCAAGAGAGATCGATTGTAAGATTGTTTACGCGGGCCCTGGACTTTCAGGAAAAACAACAAACGTGAAACACATTCATTCAGTGATCCCGTCTGAAGACCGGGGTAAGCTTATTTCTCTGGCTACTGGAAATGAACGGACCCTTTTCTTTGATTTCCTTCCTGTAAATTCAGGAACCATATATGGTTTCAAGGTACGCCTGCATCTTTACAGCGTCCCTGGACAGGCGATGTATTCGGATAGTCGTCAACTGATTCTGCAGGGTGCAGATGGAATCATATTTGTGGCGGATTCTCAGAGGGCAAGGATGGATGCGAATATTGCCAGTCTCAGGGATCTGAAGGAGAATCTAAGGCATACAAAACGGAAAGGTCTCAGTCTTGTTCTTCAGAATAACAAACGTGATTTACCTGACATTCTACCATCTGAGACAATTAGAAATACGCTTGGCCTTGAACGGGTTCCATGTATTGAATCTGTTGCTACAGATGGAATTGGTGTTTTTGAGACACTCAGAAAAGCGAGCAGGATTGTAATGCGAAGACTTCATCGACAATTCTCTCTTGTTCTTGAAGAAAAGAGCGGATAG